The following are encoded in a window of Bdellovibrio svalbardensis genomic DNA:
- a CDS encoding TonB-dependent receptor, whose translation MLRSYLLLMLIIPTLFLCCVLEAKETDNITGRYKRIEDSTEILDQEMNRRLKELEEEANSDGIPCDKPRDMRVLFHDLNGSRFFIGSMESWAEDNEKIAKRSMPAHDSVYEGVLENGWIFNRLKLASTIKVNGQLIGTDKLGHFIDQGFEFYTPYRQSGYRMSVALDGSLGSEKGYSGGGSTGAVSYADATANYHGIRFYHNLTEGQSPYFRCSQGKWKQVRAFSFSEYVDAGWDEGINCSGIPSKEGRAQFDKNIQKLEVEAQRAGKGERYKCPADPQACVEIQARYMSVDRYVVSPECRKAAATTTPVSKTGTGTGRKNTSGVK comes from the coding sequence ATGCTCAGATCGTACTTGTTGCTCATGCTCATTATTCCAACTTTGTTTCTTTGCTGCGTTCTTGAAGCCAAGGAAACAGACAATATCACGGGTCGCTACAAGCGCATTGAAGATAGCACGGAGATTTTAGATCAAGAGATGAATCGTCGTTTGAAAGAGCTCGAGGAAGAAGCGAATTCTGACGGCATTCCTTGCGACAAACCTCGGGACATGCGTGTGCTGTTTCACGATTTGAATGGATCAAGATTTTTTATCGGTTCTATGGAAAGCTGGGCTGAGGACAATGAGAAGATCGCCAAAAGAAGTATGCCTGCTCATGACTCTGTCTATGAAGGTGTGCTTGAAAATGGCTGGATCTTCAATCGCCTGAAACTGGCATCAACAATCAAGGTCAATGGTCAGTTAATTGGAACAGACAAGCTGGGCCATTTTATTGATCAAGGATTTGAATTCTATACTCCCTATCGCCAAAGTGGATACCGTATGTCGGTGGCTTTGGATGGCAGTCTGGGATCGGAAAAAGGTTATTCGGGCGGCGGCTCTACGGGGGCTGTTTCCTATGCCGATGCGACCGCCAACTATCATGGTATTCGCTTCTATCATAATTTAACTGAAGGGCAGAGTCCTTATTTCCGTTGTTCCCAAGGCAAGTGGAAACAAGTGCGGGCTTTTTCATTTTCAGAATACGTCGATGCGGGATGGGATGAAGGCATTAACTGTAGCGGCATTCCTTCTAAAGAGGGACGCGCGCAGTTTGATAAAAATATTCAAAAGCTTGAAGTCGAGGCGCAAAGAGCAGGCAAAGGCGAGCGTTATAAATGCCCTGCCGATCCTCAAGCCTGTGTCGAGATTCAAGCTCGCTACATGAGTGTCGATCGCTATGTGGTTTCACCAGAGTGTCGCAAAGCTGCGGCGACAACGACTCCAGTTTCTAAAACAGGAACGGGCACCGG